The segment TCACTATCATATGTTCCTCTCCGTAGCACTTTACCCTTATGTCTTGGCTATTTCAGAGGTCGCTATACATGCGTCATTATCACAGACTATCAGTGTCAATGTATGCGTATTTATTCCTTTACTCTTGCAACTCTCAACTCAATTACTCACTACTTTCTTAAAGTTAACGTCAGGTAAGGGTCTGACcggatggttaaagcgttcgcatctcaggtttaaaacacatttctgatgtccgcCGCAGTGATAGTAGCATTGGAATTTGGCgaaaaacagcgtaaaaccttcaatactcactcacttgctcaaaTCTTGCCACATATTAATAATAACAGAATAATAGCACATAACAGGCTTGGTCAGACAGACAAAAGGCGTAAGatcaatattatgtattataGATATATCACGTGACATCTTCAATGAGTTGTTGAGTAATGCTGACGTTCACAATTTAGAGCCATAAAACTTCAGCAGAGTTCCAGTTTCGCTTCTTTATGCACAATGGCACATTTATGAAGGTGGGAGAGGAACATATTGCACTCTCCTAATGTGTATAAAAGACCGCCAAATTGCACACATCGTCACTTCATCTCGACCCACAAAGATGAACGCACTTCTCACCACCCTTCTCTGCACCTTGGCCGGTAAGTTGACGTTTTGAAAGTTACATAAAACGAAACAATCGTCATATAATAGGCAGGCTTCCAATAATGAAAACTCATCCATAAGAACGCTATCACGTATATTATACCATATCCGCTATACTTGCTGCTACAGCTTCGGACCTGGAGAACGGAAGGtggcgggttcgattcccggctgCGTCATAACAAGAGACTTTACAATGTGATGTTTGTTGCCCCGGCGCATAATGTGTCGGTGTTGAGTATGCTTGCTTAACCGTGGCATCGCATCAAGTGAGTTAGCACTATAAAGACAGTTTAGGTTTAGGCTAGTACAAGAAGCcacccatacacacacatgcacgacTTCATATCAGCGAAACAGTCTTACGTGTGACGTTAaacctcatgtcacctcacctGCAGCCACGGCCCTGGCTGAGATCAGTCCCAACATCGTTGGAGGCAGCAATGCAGTTGCAGGAGAGTTTCCCTGGCAAGGAAGTATTCAGGTGAGGAGTGGAACCAGCTGGTTCCACATCTGCGGTTGCGTCCTCTACTCCACCAACAAGGCCCTCACTGCCGCCCACTGTCTCTCCAACAGGTAAAGATGTACAAGAATAGGACATGAAATAGAAACTGTAATTAAGCAATGACAAGAAGTAATTATTGCAAGTACTTCGTGTAAATATAAAGCAGTCTTAACCAACTGTATTTCCTTTCTTTACTCTATATCTTAGAAAAAAGGATTTAACAGTCATCATTTCTAACCAGTCATGGGACGTGTACAGAAACAGAGGTAGCTAAGAACAATACAGAATTCTGTATAGGCCAAGTCACATTCTGACAGCTATTGGGAGTCTTGCATCACGCTTATCAAGCACTCTAAAAAAATACTatttcgtgattgtggtctaTATGTCGCGACGTACTGATGTTATATATCAACCTCTCGCGATGTGGCCAGGTTGACATCACTCATGTGACCAAGTGGGCCAATCAGAAGGGCGGAAATCCTCCTGTCATATAGTAATATCATCTATTCAGTTTGCTGCTTAGATGCTTGCAAGAGGCGGTATAGCccagaacatgtattttgagGCACTGCACTGCTAATGGTTCCCTCGTTTCATTTGCAGTGCTAGCAGCTACCGTCTGGTCTTTGGCATGCTCCGAATGAACAATGCTGATGGAACTGAACAGGAATCGTCAGTCAGCTCTTACACCAACGTGAGTTACGTCCCTTACTTCAAACACATTCATGTAATATGTACAGTCTGAACTTTCATTGAACGTTTGGGAATTGTAAATGATAATTTGAGTACCTCTGACTTTGTTGAGTTAAGAGTTTTAGTGTCAGCACTTGAGCACTGTTATTTCTGGTTATGTTGTGCAGCACCCCAACTACAACGGTAATGCTGCTGGCTATCCCAACGACATCGCAGTTCTGAGATTGCAAACCTCCATGGACACAAGCAGCACAGCTGTAGGAACTATCTCTCTGGCTTCGGGTAGCAACGACTATGCCGGACGAACAGCAACGATCACCGGATGGGGAAGACTCTCTGGTCAGTAGTTCTTATTGAGTGAAGTTTTGTTGCCATGTCCATTTGTCAATGAGACCAACATCACTATAGCAGTATGCGTAGTACCTTATCCGTGTGTTTGTTCCTGTAGGCGGTGGAAGCACCCCCAACTACCTCCAGAAGGTGGACATGACCGTATTGACCAACAGCGTCTGTTCCAGCAGATGGTCTGGCATCAGTGGTGCCACAATCAACTCTGGACATATCTGCATCGAAGCCTCTGGGAAATCTGCTTGCAGTGTGAGTTTACGTTACCAAGTCTGCCTTCCTTGAAATATAACTCATGCAGTCAAGTTCGTCCCCTACCTGCGATACCAGTATGCCTTATGTAAGATTATACAAACACGGATACGTGGCAATCGTAAAACGTTATCATCACTGCCGTATTTGCGCCTTTAACGTGTGACAATCGTTTAATTGGTTACAGATGATTACACAGATCATTACTTTCGTTTCCAGGGTGACAGTGGTGGCCCGATGGTTGTCAGTAATACGCTGACTGGAATCACGTCATGGGGTATCAGCTCCTGCTCTGGCACCTACCCCAGTGTCTACACTCGTGTGTCCAACTTCTACTCCTGGATTCAGTCACAGTAAAATGCTCTCCCTGTAGAGTCGACGTTTCCTCTTTCATGAATAAAGTGTACGAAACGTACGAAAAAATTGTTGTCCATTTGTTGCTTAACATGACGAGCTGttgtagtacttggtatcagcTATGTTTCTGTACGATGTAGAACCAGAAGACGACATCGGAAATGAAGGATAAGAGCCATTTGACTAGTCACTAGACTCgcttaaaatgttaaaatgacCTGACTGTATCGACCAACAGCGTCTGATCCAGCAGATGGTCTGGCATCAGTGGTGCCAGTATCAACGATGGACATATCTGCATCGAAGCTTCTGTCACTAGACTCGCTTAAAATGTTGCATCTAACATCTTGTACGTGAGTAATTACTATATATGAGGTTGGGAATCTTTGACCATAACCCTGTGAGGAAATGGGCGTCTACCTGTGGTGGTGGCGATAGTTATTTTGCTATGAAAAAGGGTACTCCACGTCTGGAATGACGTATGGCTGGAGCCATACCAAAGTCTGACCACATCATCTTCCAAAGGCAGATGCTGCTGATACTTGCATATACATTATAATGTTATCTGacctcacttttcatgttaTCAAATctatctctgtctctctctatctgtcactgtctctatctatctctctatctctctctctctctctctctctctctctgtctctctctcagtCAAGAAGAAGAAATGGCTATATTTCTCGCTGTccttctttctctttctctctcaaaGAATAATTGCCtaattggttcccagttgcgcagatcgatgctcatactgttcatcactggattgtctggtccagatccgattatttcctgaccgccgccatatagctggacaaCTTAGtttggcgttaaactaaactataGAAGAGTTGTGTATACATTGCGCCAATGTAGAATGGGAGTATACCGCCGCCATTAACACTCATATTAAGTCTTTGTACGGATCCTAAATACTGGGCCATAGACAAGGATTTTGAAACGACACTAGCAAAGTACTAAAAGTGCCAATTGGTTGTAATAGCACTTAGCAGGTCATTGTAGTGTTTTCGGGGCTCGGTGAGTGCTTCTGAGATCGTAGGGCTTGTATTTGCAGGAGCGGTTAAATTACAATTGGTGCAGTCAGCatgtgaatgaatttagtttcacgTATCTTTCCACTGTCCAGCAATATTGCGGAGTTGGACAGCACATATGGGAGACAATTTACGGCCACTTTGGGATAACATACGCGACTGTTCCTTGGAGACTCATTTGGTGATCTGATGGAAAGGTTCCCTTCAAAAGGGTCCATGAATGCCCGAGTTCTTCCTTGTCCATAAAAGCAGTTTCGCAGTCCCAGAACCACATTGTTTTGCCCTATTGCCCACTCCTCCATACCATGCTGAAgtactaaatgaagcaagtgtatATTTCCTCAGGTTCGCAATCTTTCTTCTCTCCCATTTATGTTTGTTTCGAATTGTACTAGTTATATCACTCTATTTTCCGAGCTTACCTCTACCCAGCACCAAAGCATCTGAGAAAAAGTAAattatacagtggaaactgtctaaaCCGATACTCATTGGGActaaagaaataatccggtATAGACAATGTGTATAACTGTAGAGCGgataataaatgtacaaatgGACAACGGGCAGATGCCGGTttcgacagcttccactgtatatccatacacatgaaacatttcCTAAAGAGTGGAATAAATTATCTCATTTTCGATTAATTCTTCTCATCACAATTTTCCACCTTCGCTTGACCATTTGCATTTCATAAATCTATAAAGTTCGATATCCCAAGCTTCTTAATGGCATATAAAACGTTGCATTTGTACAATTAAAACGCTTAAATTTGTATAATTTTGGAGAAGTTTCCAAACgtaatatatttcatgtcactCTCATTGTGATACCTCTTTTCTTACGAAACTCGTAAATAGCAatacttgcaaacacaactaAGAGGAcagtattgaaaggtttttaaaGTTCCACGCCACCAAAGGAGAGCTACCACAAGTTTCCCTCAATGTCAAACTTGGTGCCATGGAAAggccaaaatattttattcggAATCTTAATACTACCAAAAAAAGTTTGTGAAGAAACAGGGACCTATAACGCTTacaactgccatcaaggtatgtcACTAGTGGGGTCTTAGCACTACATGACAGAAAAGGCATGTAACACACCAAGTTAGTATTTACCCCAGCAAAAGTATGCACACATATCAAACCGATGAGTTTACCTCTAACATGATACATGCAGCACAAACTTCAAGCAGTACTTTGTGAGCTAGGGTCCTCGAAAAGTCGGGATTTCCTCATTTTCCCTAGtttcttgtttatttcacaGCACACGCAAACGACGTGTACCGAAACACACTGAATTGATGGTACCTGTCAGCGGAGACACTTACACCTTACTGCCATAATGAGTTAACGTACATTTATTCATGTCAAACATAATTGTGTCGTGCCCGTTCGCCATTCGGTGGTTTCACATTACTTTTAACTccctctgcgcatgcgcagagcatGTAAAAATACATATTGCATGGATCCGGTTTGGTCGTGTGTGTATCGATACTGTAAACACACTCTAAATAAACGTTTTAAAGAAGATTATTTACGATTATTTGTAACTGAGTACATACACCCATTTGCCCATACTTTTCAAAAACTGATTACAATTTTGGTTGCAACTGCATAACAAATCGCGTGTGTGAGAAGGGGGTGCGCAGGAAGGGCGGTGGTGGGGAGATATGTTTATACAAAACCTTGTTCACATAAAGTCAGCAATATATTTAAATGATCCCTGtctttgtttcataaatgaattGAGATCACTTGCTCTCGACATAATGTATTTCTTtggatttttgttttctttagagtGTGTATACACTATCGGTAGCGTACGACCAAACCGGAATCTGGTCAGTGGCTTTTTTATACGTCCCTGTCGTAACTGAACGTAACGTTAATGTCAATCCAACGAATTGACGACCTCGGCCTTGATCTGTCCCTCACTGAAAAAGAAACAGTGATCTGATGGGACGTATTTTACTTCTGTCTAATAAGCTCTCCGCCTATTTTTTACAATTCGGGGCAGGTCAAGGATAAAGTCGCCAATGcttgcatacatacatgcatgcatgcatgcagtggatgcatatatacatatagccagacagacagacagacagacagataggtagatagacagatagatatgtgtgtatacacacacacacacacacacacacacacacacacacaaaaacacacacatacacgtttgtatatatgtacaagAATTAATTGCAGCATTGCCATtgtcaaataaatgtttctATCATGGAATTCTTAAATCCCATGTATTTTCCCTAAATATATAGAGAGAAATTTCGAAGGTCATTTGCTCTGTGTAAATGTTCCTCACATGACTTGGCAATCGAAACAGGGAGATATCATAAAATAGAGAGAGGAAATAGAATTTGCACATTTTCAGATCTTAATTGTCAACCTGTATCTACAAGGCACTGTCTGTACGAAAGAAAATAACAAcgaatgacatgacatgacatgacatgatatgatatgacatgATATGACGTGATATGATACGATACTTGATAAGATGTGATGTAATATGAGGAgttatgatatgatgtgatatgGTAAAGTATTGTAATGTGATGTTGTATGATGTGATACATTTGATTCGATGTGACATATTGTGATGTGACTGTTATTCCCTTCTGTGATATTCTGCCGTATGTTCATGTATACTGTGGGCCGATGGTCTTCAGTATAAAATAAGACTGAATGAATCTCATACAAGGCTGTAACTACAACAGCATGTGTAGTGGatatggtaaatataacacacatGATGGCAGTCACATTGCTGGCTTTTTTCATGGTATTGCATTTATTAAGTGTGAAAGTGATACATTTGGAATATGAAAGTCAACTTAACGGCCAAGGCGCACAGAAGGGTGGTGAGAATTGCGTCATCTTTGTGGATCGAGATGAAGTGACGATGTTTACAGCCTTGTCCTATTTTATACACGTCAGGAGAATGTAGCATGTTCTTCCCCAAACTTGGTAAATGTGCTATTGTGCATAAACAAGCCAAACTGGAACTCTCCTGACGTTTTGCTTATACATCTTTAATATGATATGAGCGAggtttcggtatagcttctaaccccgttatcaagcaagttagtagctacaccgaaacgtcgctcatgttatgtgaatgaagttttgtATCCATAGAATTCTCCTCGTAGTTCATAACACCAACTTTTTAAGGCCACTCCAAGaagttgtcattgtatcctaatggCCTAGATCAATCCTCATGTTAAATTGTTGATCtctagattgtctggcccagaggCCATTGCTTACAAACCGCCTTCATGTAGCTCGAATACTGCATTAAATATAACAATAAGGAGCAAACACGTTCTAAgaaggcaagtctagattttctcaaGTTCGTGTCTGACCCACACTAAGTGAAAGAAATCATTATCACTCGTCACCTGTTTTGTCTCATGTCTATAAACATTACACTTGATTGCTACGCTGACATCAAGGAGACTGTTTTGGTCGTTTTACGTAGTGAAAAATACACTTACTACCTACAATTCTGTCATATTATTATCTACAACCAAGGGTAATCGATATCCGGGTTTCAAGTCTTGTGAACGTAAACATGTGCCTGCTGACTGCGCAGTGAAATGCCTTGGTACTATTAGTAAACAATGCCATAGGTGACACATTCCTTTTAATCTGCTTTCAGCAAAGTCATACGCAGACTTGTTATTAGAGGGCCTACCATGTTACAATGAATACAGTCAACGTGTCCACCACCTACGTTTCGTTGTAAACCCAATTTAAATGGCACCGTTGTAAAGAGGATTCACACATCAAATTAGTCTTGAGCGAGAAAATCCATCTGATTCATTTGCCCTGAAGGATAACATTGGTCAGAAACATCATCCACTGTCTTCGTTCCTTATTGTCATTGTATCAGAATTATTAATAGTTTCTATTCAACAGAAAGAACaccaatgtacatgtatgtaaaggTTCCCTTGTTAGCGGGTCTGGGACGATGAGGTAGTCTAgaggttgaagcgttcgctatTCACGCCAACGGCCTGTGTTCTATTCCCGacgtg is part of the Haliotis asinina isolate JCU_RB_2024 chromosome 6, JCU_Hal_asi_v2, whole genome shotgun sequence genome and harbors:
- the LOC137286509 gene encoding chymotrypsin-like serine proteinase produces the protein MNALLTTLLCTLAATALAEISPNIVGGSNAVAGEFPWQGSIQVRSGTSWFHICGCVLYSTNKALTAAHCLSNSASSYRLVFGMLRMNNADGTEQESSVSSYTNHPNYNGNAAGYPNDIAVLRLQTSMDTSSTAVGTISLASGSNDYAGRTATITGWGRLSGGGSTPNYLQKVDMTVLTNSVCSSRWSGISGATINSGHICIEASGKSACSGDSGGPMVVSNTLTGITSWGISSCSGTYPSVYTRVSNFYSWIQSQ